The following proteins are encoded in a genomic region of Burkholderia gladioli:
- a CDS encoding LysR family transcriptional regulator, which yields MTLAPAGILAGATPLNPQWLRTFEMLVETGNFTRAAERLGLTQAAVSQHLRHLEDQLGLLVIRRPRGIDITPTGRVVLDYCAELARADQRLRSRLAEADADCGEISLITPGSIGLVMAPWLLDMQLATPGLVVRHRFAPDREVLDAVLSNLYEVGLVTLKPDDERLAVSRFAEEPLELVVPADDYVSNWADLERLGFVDHPDGLAMASRLLSRRFPDNPGVRGLPRRAFTNQVGLILEPVARGLGFTVIPRYARQAFARQEAIRVIECGASVVDTLWLIHRSEWTLSGRMLRAVEALRRRLHTTCPCPEPGRTAARLAGEKGSDRAATLE from the coding sequence ATGACCCTCGCGCCAGCCGGCATCCTCGCCGGCGCCACGCCGCTCAATCCGCAATGGCTGCGAACCTTCGAGATGCTGGTCGAGACCGGCAACTTCACGCGCGCGGCCGAGCGGCTCGGGCTCACCCAGGCGGCGGTCAGCCAGCACCTGCGGCACCTGGAGGACCAGCTCGGCCTGCTGGTGATCCGGCGCCCGCGCGGCATCGACATCACGCCGACCGGCCGCGTGGTGCTCGACTACTGCGCGGAGCTGGCGCGCGCCGACCAGCGCCTGCGCAGCCGCCTCGCCGAGGCCGACGCCGATTGCGGCGAGATCAGCCTGATCACGCCGGGCAGCATCGGCCTGGTGATGGCGCCCTGGCTGCTCGACATGCAGCTCGCCACGCCGGGCCTGGTGGTGCGCCATCGCTTCGCGCCCGATCGCGAGGTGCTCGACGCGGTGCTCTCGAATCTCTACGAGGTCGGGCTGGTCACGCTCAAGCCCGACGACGAGCGGCTGGCCGTGAGCCGCTTCGCCGAGGAGCCGCTCGAGCTGGTGGTGCCGGCCGACGACTACGTGAGCAACTGGGCGGACCTGGAACGGCTCGGCTTCGTCGATCATCCCGATGGCCTGGCGATGGCCAGCCGCCTGCTGAGCCGGCGCTTTCCCGACAATCCCGGCGTGCGCGGCCTGCCGCGCCGGGCCTTCACCAACCAGGTGGGGCTGATCCTGGAGCCGGTGGCGCGCGGCCTGGGCTTCACCGTGATCCCGCGTTACGCACGCCAGGCCTTTGCGCGTCAGGAAGCGATCCGCGTGATCGAGTGCGGCGCCTCGGTGGTCGATACGCTGTGGCTGATCCACCGCTCGGAATGGACGCTGTCGGGGCGCATGCTGCGCGCGGTCGAGGCGTTGCGGCGTCGGCTGCACACCACCTGCCCCTGTCCCGAGCCGGGCAGGACGGCGGCGCGCCTGGCCGGGGAAAAAGGTTCCGATCGCGCCGCGACGCTAGAATGA
- a CDS encoding alpha/beta hydrolase family protein: MQRSPQRAARRHDVRDFFRRPERTGFQLSPDGRHLSFLARHEGRLNVFVQAIDERGRPLGEARALTHESQRDIGGYAWKNNDRVLFVKDFGGDENYHVLSVPIDGGEILDLTPFERVRAGIIDALIEDERHVLISHNQRDASVFDVFRVDVASGEATLIAENPGNILGWMTDHDSKLRVAVAGDGVNQTLLYREREDEPFRPVVTTNFRETLAPLMFSFDNRKLYVLSNRGRDRVAIYEFDPVTGEEGTLLFEHDKVDVKGMGYSYQRRVLTTIWYEEAKICWHHLDPFTEQLHADLDARVPSGEASIVSYTRDESRMLVRNASDVSTGSIWLYDVASRELTELEALTPWLDAADMAPMRPIEYRSRDGLTIHGYLTLPVGHELDGGALADADKLPLIVNPHGGPWARDHWGFNPEVQMLANHGYAVLQMNFRGSIGYGRAFWEASFGQWGRTMQNDIDDGVDWLVGQGIVDPKRIGIYGASYGGYATLAGVTFTPERYAAAIDYVGVSNLFTLLESMPPYWKPLLEMMYEQIGDPTTEAGRQQLHDASPLFFADRIVTPLFVAQGANDPRVKQAESDQIVEALRSRGIDVQYMLKANEGHGFANEENQYEFYEAMIAFLDTHLGGKRGA, encoded by the coding sequence ATGCAGCGATCCCCGCAGCGCGCCGCCCGGCGCCACGACGTCCGCGATTTCTTTCGCCGCCCCGAGCGCACCGGCTTCCAGCTGTCGCCGGACGGCCGTCACCTGTCCTTCCTGGCGCGTCATGAGGGCCGGCTCAACGTGTTCGTGCAGGCGATCGACGAGCGCGGCCGCCCGCTCGGCGAGGCGCGCGCACTCACGCATGAGTCGCAGCGCGACATCGGCGGCTACGCGTGGAAGAACAACGATCGCGTGCTGTTCGTGAAGGACTTCGGCGGCGACGAGAACTACCACGTGCTGTCGGTGCCGATCGACGGCGGCGAGATCCTCGACCTGACGCCGTTCGAGCGCGTGCGCGCCGGCATCATCGACGCGCTGATCGAGGACGAGCGGCACGTGCTGATCTCGCACAACCAGCGCGACGCCAGCGTGTTCGACGTGTTCCGCGTCGACGTGGCGAGCGGCGAGGCCACGCTGATCGCCGAGAACCCCGGCAACATCCTCGGCTGGATGACCGATCACGACAGCAAGCTGCGGGTGGCGGTGGCCGGCGACGGCGTGAACCAGACCCTGCTGTATCGCGAGCGCGAGGACGAGCCGTTCCGCCCGGTCGTCACCACCAACTTCCGCGAGACGCTCGCGCCGCTGATGTTCAGCTTCGACAACCGCAAGCTCTACGTGCTGTCGAATCGCGGGCGCGACCGCGTCGCGATCTACGAATTCGATCCGGTCACGGGCGAGGAAGGCACGCTGCTGTTCGAGCACGACAAGGTCGACGTGAAGGGCATGGGTTATTCGTACCAGCGCCGCGTGCTGACCACCATCTGGTACGAGGAAGCCAAGATCTGCTGGCATCACCTGGACCCGTTCACCGAGCAACTGCATGCCGATCTCGACGCGCGCGTGCCGAGCGGCGAGGCCAGCATCGTCAGCTACACGCGCGACGAATCGCGCATGCTGGTGCGCAACGCCTCGGACGTGTCGACGGGTTCGATCTGGCTCTACGACGTCGCCTCGCGCGAGCTGACCGAGCTGGAAGCCCTGACGCCCTGGCTCGACGCGGCCGACATGGCGCCGATGCGGCCGATCGAATACCGCTCGCGCGACGGGCTGACGATCCACGGCTACCTGACGCTGCCGGTCGGCCATGAACTCGACGGCGGGGCGCTCGCCGACGCGGACAAGCTGCCGCTGATCGTCAATCCGCACGGCGGCCCCTGGGCGCGCGACCACTGGGGCTTCAACCCCGAGGTGCAGATGCTGGCCAACCACGGCTACGCGGTGCTGCAGATGAATTTCCGCGGCTCGATCGGTTATGGCCGCGCGTTCTGGGAGGCGAGCTTCGGCCAGTGGGGCCGCACCATGCAGAACGATATCGACGACGGCGTGGACTGGCTGGTCGGGCAGGGCATCGTCGACCCGAAGCGGATCGGCATCTACGGCGCCAGCTACGGCGGTTACGCCACGCTGGCCGGCGTGACCTTCACGCCCGAGCGCTACGCGGCGGCCATCGACTACGTGGGCGTATCGAACCTGTTCACCCTGCTCGAATCGATGCCGCCTTACTGGAAGCCGCTGCTGGAGATGATGTACGAGCAGATCGGCGACCCGACCACCGAGGCCGGGCGCCAGCAACTGCACGACGCCTCGCCGCTGTTCTTCGCCGATCGCATCGTCACGCCGCTGTTCGTCGCGCAGGGCGCCAACGATCCGCGCGTCAAGCAGGCCGAGAGCGACCAGATCGTCGAGGCGCTGCGCTCGCGCGGCATCGACGTGCAGTACATGCTCAAGGCGAACGAGGGGCACGGCTTCGCCAACGAGGAGAACCAGTACGAGTTCTACGAGGCGATGATCGCCTTTCTCGACACGCACCTGGGCGGCAAGCGGGGCGCCTGA
- a CDS encoding LysR family transcriptional regulator, whose product MQVRNPKHRALLGQLSDMDLRLLRVFKVVVQCGGMAAAELELNIGISTISRHVKDLETRLGLVLCRRGRAGFTLTPEGQTVYEETLRLLVSLEAFRARVDGIHDRMGGELQVAMFDKTATNPAARVAEAIRRFTEAAPEVVLNLHVASIQEIERGVIDGSYQIGIIPEHRSSGSLVYTELFEERMLLYCGAGHPLFGAAHDKLNWDGIREHAFAGLGFHSPNLKLTHRARLTRSATASDQESVATLILSGKFLGFLPDHYAESFERAGRMQAIAPRRFHYRCRFVSLFRRSPQPSRAALLFQECLGAAHAGEKKAGAKAGGESQKGGVAPGDAGASAASAKPARGASKRAAAGA is encoded by the coding sequence ATGCAAGTAAGAAACCCCAAGCATCGCGCCCTGCTCGGCCAGCTCAGCGACATGGACCTGCGCCTGCTGCGCGTCTTCAAGGTGGTGGTGCAGTGCGGCGGGATGGCCGCCGCCGAACTGGAACTCAATATCGGCATCTCCACCATCAGCCGCCACGTCAAGGACCTGGAAACGCGGCTCGGCCTGGTGCTGTGCCGGCGCGGCCGCGCCGGCTTCACCCTGACGCCCGAGGGGCAGACCGTCTACGAGGAAACCCTGCGCCTGCTGGTCTCGCTGGAGGCGTTCCGCGCCCGCGTGGACGGCATCCACGACCGCATGGGCGGCGAGCTGCAGGTGGCCATGTTCGACAAGACCGCCACCAATCCGGCGGCGCGCGTGGCCGAGGCGATCCGCCGTTTCACCGAGGCCGCGCCCGAGGTGGTGCTGAACCTGCACGTGGCCTCGATCCAGGAGATCGAGCGCGGCGTGATCGACGGCAGCTACCAGATCGGCATCATCCCCGAGCATCGCAGCTCGGGCAGCCTGGTCTATACCGAGCTGTTCGAGGAGCGCATGCTGCTCTACTGCGGCGCCGGCCATCCGCTGTTCGGCGCCGCGCACGACAAGCTGAACTGGGACGGCATCCGCGAACACGCCTTCGCCGGGCTCGGCTTCCATTCGCCCAACCTCAAGCTCACGCATCGCGCCAGGCTCACGCGCAGCGCGACCGCCTCGGACCAGGAATCGGTGGCCACCCTGATCCTGTCGGGCAAGTTCCTCGGCTTCCTGCCCGACCATTACGCCGAGAGCTTCGAGCGCGCCGGGCGCATGCAGGCGATCGCGCCGCGGCGCTTCCACTATCGCTGCCGCTTCGTCAGCCTGTTCCGCCGTTCGCCGCAGCCGTCGCGGGCCGCGCTGCTGTTCCAGGAATGCCTGGGCGCGGCGCACGCGGGCGAAAAAAAAGCCGGCGCGAAGGCCGGCGGGGAGAGCCAGAAAGGCGGCGTGGCGCCGGGCGACGCGGGCGCATCAGCCGCGTCGGCCAAACCGGCTCGCGGCGCATCCAAACGCGCCGCGGCCGGGGCCTAG
- a CDS encoding aspartate aminotransferase family protein yields MTDTVTTPQADAIRTDAAWLEAHWMPFTGNRQFKRDPRLIVEGKGAYYTDAEGRKIFDGLSGLWCCGLGHGRSEITEAVSRQIAKLDYSPAFQFGHPQSFELANKIKDLTPAGLDYVFFTGSGSEAADTSLKMARAYWRAKGKGSKTRLIGREKGYHGVNFGGISVGGIGPNRKLFGQGIEADFLPHTQLAQNKFSRGLPEHGAELADRLLELIALHDASNIAAVIVEPFSGSAGVVVPPKGYLKRLREICTAHDILLIFDEVITGFGRAGAMTGADAFGVSPDILNFAKQVSNGTQPLGGVVATKEIYDTFMAAGGPDYMLEFPHGYTYSAHPVACAAGNAALDLLVKEDGVGRVRALAPHFESAVHGLKGVRHVADIRNFGLAAGISIEGAPGEPGRRPFEVAMRCWEKGFYVRYGGDTIQLAPPFISEPREIDNLVGALAEALNATA; encoded by the coding sequence ATGACCGACACCGTGACCACCCCGCAAGCGGACGCGATCCGCACCGATGCCGCCTGGCTCGAGGCCCACTGGATGCCGTTTACCGGCAACCGCCAGTTCAAGCGCGACCCGCGCCTGATCGTGGAGGGCAAGGGCGCCTATTACACCGACGCCGAAGGCCGCAAGATCTTCGACGGCCTGTCCGGCCTCTGGTGCTGCGGGCTGGGCCATGGCCGCAGCGAGATCACCGAGGCGGTCAGCCGCCAGATCGCCAAGCTCGATTATTCGCCAGCCTTCCAGTTCGGCCATCCGCAATCCTTCGAACTGGCCAACAAGATCAAGGACCTGACGCCCGCCGGCCTCGACTACGTGTTCTTCACCGGCTCGGGCTCGGAAGCCGCCGATACCTCGCTGAAGATGGCGCGCGCCTACTGGCGCGCCAAGGGCAAGGGCAGCAAGACGCGCCTGATCGGCCGCGAGAAGGGCTACCACGGCGTGAACTTCGGCGGCATCTCGGTGGGCGGGATCGGGCCGAACCGCAAGCTGTTCGGCCAGGGCATCGAGGCCGATTTCCTGCCGCACACGCAACTGGCGCAGAACAAGTTCTCGCGCGGCCTGCCCGAGCACGGCGCCGAGCTGGCCGATCGCCTGCTCGAGCTGATCGCGCTGCACGACGCCTCCAACATCGCCGCGGTGATCGTCGAGCCGTTCTCGGGCTCGGCCGGCGTGGTGGTGCCGCCCAAGGGCTACCTGAAGCGCCTGCGCGAGATCTGCACCGCGCACGACATCCTGCTGATCTTCGACGAGGTGATCACGGGCTTTGGCCGCGCCGGCGCGATGACGGGCGCGGACGCCTTCGGCGTGTCGCCCGACATCCTGAACTTCGCCAAGCAGGTCAGCAACGGCACCCAGCCGCTGGGCGGCGTGGTGGCGACCAAGGAGATCTACGACACCTTCATGGCCGCGGGCGGCCCCGACTACATGCTGGAGTTCCCGCACGGCTACACCTATTCGGCGCACCCGGTGGCCTGCGCGGCCGGCAACGCCGCGCTCGACCTGCTGGTCAAGGAAGACGGCGTGGGCCGCGTGCGTGCACTGGCGCCGCATTTCGAGAGCGCCGTGCATGGCCTGAAGGGCGTGCGCCACGTGGCCGACATCCGCAACTTCGGCCTGGCGGCCGGCATCAGCATCGAGGGCGCGCCGGGCGAGCCGGGCCGCCGCCCGTTCGAGGTGGCGATGCGCTGCTGGGAGAAGGGTTTCTACGTGCGCTACGGCGGCGACACGATCCAGCTCGCACCGCCGTTCATTTCGGAGCCGCGCGAGATCGACAACCTGGTCGGCGCGCTGGCCGAGGCGCTGAACGCGACGGCCTGA
- a CDS encoding LLM class flavin-dependent oxidoreductase, whose protein sequence is MSKPIRFNAFEMNCVGHQSPGLWAHPRDRSWQYKDLEYWTDLARTLEKGIFDGIFIADVIGYYDVYQGSNHHALHQGVQIPVNDPIQLAAPIALATEHLGIGITASTSFEHPYTFARRLSTADHHSKGRVGWNIVTSYLESGARNLGQTGLEGHNDRYEIAAEYLEVLYKLFEGSWEDGAVLRDRERRIFADPAKIHPIRHRGKHFDVPGYHLCEPSPQRTPVLYQAGASGSGKAFAAQHAECVFVAAPTRATLRDYVADIRRRAIEAGRDPAKLLIYTLVTIVVDETDAKAQAKFEDYQRYVSYDGSLVLMSGWTGIDFGQYAPTDLVKRVETNAIVSAVEHLAGGDKSWTIDELARFGGIGGLGPVFVGSPATVADILQEWVEETGVDGFNLAYALAHESFEDVVGYLVPELQRRGVYPNAYRPGTLREKLFGEGPRLGEAHPGAAYRDLSRFAPPEAGGEAKEDEAAGAEALAR, encoded by the coding sequence ATGAGCAAACCCATCCGGTTCAACGCCTTCGAGATGAACTGCGTCGGGCACCAGTCGCCGGGGCTGTGGGCCCATCCGCGTGACCGCTCCTGGCAGTACAAGGACCTCGAATACTGGACCGACCTGGCCAGGACGCTCGAGAAGGGCATCTTCGACGGCATCTTCATCGCCGACGTGATCGGCTATTACGACGTCTACCAGGGCAGCAACCATCACGCGCTGCACCAGGGCGTGCAGATCCCCGTCAACGATCCGATCCAGCTCGCCGCGCCGATCGCGCTGGCCACCGAGCACCTCGGCATCGGCATCACCGCCTCGACCTCGTTCGAGCATCCCTATACCTTCGCGCGCCGGCTCTCGACGGCCGACCATCACAGCAAGGGGCGGGTGGGCTGGAACATCGTCACCTCCTACCTGGAAAGCGGCGCGCGCAACCTGGGCCAGACCGGCCTGGAAGGGCACAACGACCGCTACGAGATCGCGGCCGAATACCTGGAGGTGCTCTACAAGCTGTTCGAGGGAAGCTGGGAGGACGGCGCCGTGCTGCGCGACCGCGAGCGGCGCATCTTCGCCGACCCCGCCAAGATCCACCCGATCCGCCACCGGGGCAAGCATTTCGACGTGCCCGGCTACCACCTCTGCGAGCCCTCGCCGCAGCGCACGCCGGTGCTCTACCAGGCCGGCGCCTCGGGCTCGGGCAAGGCCTTCGCGGCGCAACACGCCGAATGCGTGTTCGTGGCCGCGCCCACCCGCGCGACGCTGCGCGACTACGTGGCCGACATCCGGCGGCGCGCGATCGAGGCGGGCCGCGATCCGGCCAAGCTGCTGATCTACACGCTGGTGACGATCGTGGTCGACGAGACCGACGCCAAGGCGCAGGCGAAGTTCGAGGACTACCAGCGCTATGTGTCCTACGACGGCTCGCTGGTGCTGATGTCGGGCTGGACCGGCATCGACTTCGGCCAGTACGCGCCGACCGACCTGGTCAAGCGGGTCGAGACCAATGCCATCGTCTCGGCCGTCGAGCATCTGGCGGGCGGCGACAAGAGCTGGACCATCGACGAACTGGCGCGCTTCGGCGGCATCGGCGGGCTGGGGCCGGTGTTCGTCGGCTCGCCCGCGACGGTGGCCGACATCCTGCAGGAATGGGTCGAGGAGACCGGCGTGGACGGCTTCAACCTCGCCTACGCGCTGGCCCACGAGAGTTTCGAGGACGTGGTTGGCTATCTGGTGCCGGAACTGCAGCGGCGCGGCGTGTACCCGAACGCCTACCGGCCCGGCACGCTGCGCGAGAAGCTGTTCGGCGAGGGGCCGCGGCTTGGCGAGGCGCATCCCGGCGCGGCGTATCGCGACTTGTCGCGGTTCGCGCCGCCCGAGGCGGGCGGGGAGGCCAAGGAGGATGAGGCCGCCGGCGCCGAGGCGCTCGCGAGATAG
- a CDS encoding histidine-type phosphatase: MIALTCRATLVAAACLLAACGSDSTDTPASPAAQQPSSPATPPATPPAAAAETFYQTKTPYQPQQDASTYEAPPAGYAPIYVELVARHGSRGLSGFKYDGAIYAMLQKAEADGALTELGKQLKVDTFAMMKANALLGYGVAGISTPGYGNLTQAGIREHQQLAARLLQRMSPLFDGSRKVVVVNSGQDRAVDSSTYFSGALVAARPVLAASITLPAAPAPYPEGAPIAQPAGTNRFLLYFHSLKAATDLVSTTSDANYATYRDSLAYQAYSSDATVAAKLAEINASPQAGEVAQTVMSALVTPAFLARLGTSGYTFANTGTYSFASADALFSNTLKGDGKTTIKSAVDAANVLYNLLQVAPAMKSETGGVSMEKYIAAPQARYLAYLQDAADFYQKGPGVQEANPVTYRMAAVLRDDFFAQVDAVARGDLGNAAKLRFTHAEEIIPLASAMNLKNVFVPVPAAQTYSYDSNPWRGDQVSPMAANVQWDVYRNGASLAVRMLYNERETDFQAACDGAKLSAGSHFYDYARLKACYGYL; encoded by the coding sequence ATGATTGCCCTGACCTGCCGCGCGACCCTGGTCGCCGCCGCCTGTTTACTTGCCGCCTGCGGCTCCGATTCGACCGACACGCCGGCCAGCCCGGCCGCGCAGCAGCCATCATCGCCCGCCACCCCGCCGGCCACGCCGCCCGCGGCGGCCGCCGAAACCTTCTACCAGACCAAGACGCCCTACCAGCCGCAGCAGGACGCCTCGACCTACGAGGCGCCGCCGGCAGGTTATGCACCGATCTACGTGGAACTGGTGGCGCGGCACGGTTCGCGCGGCCTGTCGGGTTTCAAGTACGACGGCGCGATCTACGCGATGCTGCAGAAGGCCGAGGCCGACGGCGCGCTGACCGAGCTCGGCAAGCAACTGAAGGTCGATACCTTCGCGATGATGAAGGCCAATGCGCTGCTCGGTTACGGCGTGGCCGGTATCTCGACGCCCGGCTACGGCAACCTCACGCAAGCCGGCATCCGCGAGCACCAGCAGCTCGCCGCGCGCCTGCTGCAGCGGATGTCGCCGCTGTTCGACGGCTCGCGCAAGGTGGTGGTGGTCAATTCCGGCCAGGATCGCGCGGTCGACAGCTCCACCTATTTCTCCGGCGCGCTGGTGGCCGCGCGACCGGTGCTGGCGGCCAGCATCACGCTGCCGGCCGCGCCGGCACCCTATCCGGAAGGCGCGCCCATCGCGCAGCCGGCGGGCACCAACCGCTTCCTGCTGTATTTCCACTCGCTGAAGGCGGCCACCGACCTGGTCAGCACCACCAGCGACGCGAACTACGCCACCTACCGCGACAGCCTCGCCTACCAGGCCTATTCGAGCGACGCGACCGTCGCCGCCAAGCTCGCCGAGATCAATGCCTCGCCGCAGGCCGGCGAAGTCGCGCAGACGGTGATGTCGGCGCTCGTCACGCCGGCCTTCCTCGCCAGGCTCGGCACCAGCGGCTATACCTTCGCGAACACCGGCACCTACAGCTTCGCGTCCGCCGACGCGCTGTTCAGCAACACGCTCAAGGGCGACGGCAAGACCACCATCAAGTCGGCCGTCGACGCCGCCAACGTGCTCTACAACCTGCTGCAGGTGGCGCCGGCGATGAAGAGCGAAACCGGCGGCGTGAGCATGGAGAAATACATCGCGGCGCCGCAGGCGCGTTATCTCGCCTATCTGCAGGACGCGGCCGACTTCTACCAGAAAGGGCCGGGCGTGCAGGAGGCCAACCCGGTCACCTACCGGATGGCGGCCGTCCTGCGCGACGATTTCTTCGCCCAGGTGGACGCCGTGGCGCGCGGCGACCTGGGCAATGCCGCCAAGCTGCGCTTCACGCACGCCGAGGAGATCATCCCGTTAGCCTCAGCGATGAACCTGAAGAACGTGTTCGTGCCGGTGCCGGCCGCGCAGACCTACAGCTACGACAGCAACCCCTGGCGCGGCGACCAGGTCTCGCCGATGGCGGCCAACGTGCAATGGGACGTGTACCGCAACGGCGCCAGCCTGGCGGTGCGCATGCTCTACAACGAGCGCGAGACCGATTTCCAGGCCGCCTGCGACGGCGCCAAGCTCTCGGCCGGCAGCCATTTCTACGACTACGCCAGGCTCAAGGCCTGTTACGGCTACCTGTGA
- a CDS encoding FUSC family protein, translating into MKSASASPRAAAEIRRAPARLAPLGRLARDWALSDGLVWLHLAKTVGAALLAMGIAMRFELSQPRIAMTTVFVLMQPMSGMVFAKAFYRTIGTVVGLAAALALGGLFAQQPGLYMAGITLWIGLCIACAVRNRHFRWYGYVLAGYTAALIGIPAVMTPDALFLSALTRAAEVTVGIVCSAAVSALVLPLSSSRALMRSLNARHARFVAFAAAALGGRLERGEFERRFADFVDDIVGFDAIRAYASFEDPRIRARSRRLARLNGEFVSTCTRLHALRQLHKRLVHRRAQAVLAALAPHLERLAAALGALQAEGAEGMGDAAPRPAGALLDLSRQLATLPAQARESRLAIAAGTPDDLLDFDTAIELLSRFADEFLGYAQTRASLAHDTHVLETDGDVPRYTLRTNGVFVAFTFVRSVVVLAVVGAFWLATAWPSGGLATIAAAIACALSSTSPRAPRFVAQMAAGAALATLAGYLVTCHLYPNIDGFALLCATLAPILAAGVYLTTRPALSGVGVGFIVFFCLLAGPDNLTVYQPELLLNNGIAVVAAMLTAALVFAVIFPTEMPWLIARIQHDLRGRVRLACEAPLDGLHARFQSGAHELASHLRQLLMKRSARHRQALRWLFVTLEIGHAVIDLRGELAPFATARAAGALRWLAPVRRALRLLPELFEAPDARRLLRAQRSVELAIRAILRARPAWDAIDGERRRMRRLLVGLHFIRTALLDRDAPFVRARRRFREPRR; encoded by the coding sequence ATGAAATCAGCATCCGCCTCCCCCCGTGCCGCCGCCGAAATCCGTCGCGCGCCGGCACGACTCGCGCCGCTCGGGCGCCTCGCGCGCGATTGGGCGCTCTCGGACGGCCTGGTCTGGCTGCACCTGGCCAAGACGGTGGGCGCCGCGCTGCTGGCGATGGGCATCGCGATGCGCTTCGAGCTGTCCCAGCCGCGCATCGCCATGACCACCGTGTTCGTGCTGATGCAGCCGATGAGCGGCATGGTGTTCGCCAAGGCCTTCTATCGCACGATCGGCACGGTGGTCGGCCTGGCGGCCGCGCTGGCGCTGGGCGGGCTGTTCGCCCAGCAGCCCGGGCTCTACATGGCCGGCATCACGCTGTGGATCGGCCTGTGCATCGCCTGCGCGGTGCGCAACCGCCACTTCCGCTGGTACGGCTACGTGCTGGCCGGCTACACCGCCGCGCTGATCGGCATCCCGGCCGTGATGACGCCCGACGCGCTGTTCCTGTCGGCGCTCACGCGCGCGGCCGAGGTCACGGTGGGCATCGTCTGCTCGGCGGCCGTCAGCGCGCTGGTGCTGCCGCTCAGTTCGAGCCGCGCGCTGATGCGCTCGCTGAACGCGCGGCACGCGCGCTTCGTGGCCTTCGCGGCGGCGGCGCTGGGCGGCCGGCTCGAACGCGGCGAGTTCGAGCGGCGTTTCGCCGACTTCGTCGACGATATCGTCGGCTTCGACGCGATCCGCGCCTACGCCTCCTTCGAGGATCCGCGCATCCGCGCGCGCAGCCGGCGCCTGGCGCGCCTGAACGGCGAGTTCGTCAGCACCTGCACGCGGCTGCATGCGCTGCGCCAGTTGCACAAGCGGCTGGTGCATCGGCGCGCGCAAGCCGTGCTGGCGGCGCTGGCCCCGCACCTGGAACGGCTGGCGGCCGCGCTCGGCGCGTTGCAGGCGGAAGGTGCGGAAGGCATGGGAGACGCCGCGCCTCGGCCGGCCGGCGCTCTGCTCGATCTGAGCCGCCAACTGGCCACGCTGCCGGCGCAGGCGCGCGAGTCGCGGCTCGCGATCGCCGCCGGCACGCCCGACGACCTGCTCGACTTCGATACCGCGATCGAACTACTGTCGCGCTTCGCCGACGAGTTCCTCGGTTACGCGCAGACCCGCGCCTCGCTGGCCCACGACACGCACGTGCTCGAAACCGACGGCGACGTGCCGCGCTACACGCTGCGCACCAATGGCGTGTTCGTCGCCTTCACCTTCGTGCGCAGCGTGGTGGTGCTCGCCGTGGTGGGCGCCTTCTGGCTGGCGACGGCCTGGCCCAGCGGCGGCCTCGCCACCATCGCCGCGGCGATCGCCTGCGCGCTGAGCTCCACCTCGCCCCGCGCGCCGCGCTTCGTCGCGCAGATGGCGGCCGGCGCCGCGCTGGCGACGCTGGCCGGTTATCTCGTCACCTGCCATCTCTATCCGAACATCGACGGCTTCGCGCTGCTCTGCGCGACGCTCGCGCCGATCCTCGCCGCCGGCGTCTACCTGACGACGCGGCCCGCCCTGTCGGGCGTCGGCGTCGGCTTCATCGTGTTCTTCTGCCTGCTGGCCGGCCCCGACAACCTCACCGTCTACCAGCCCGAGCTGCTGCTCAACAACGGCATCGCGGTGGTCGCGGCGATGCTCACGGCGGCGTTGGTGTTCGCGGTGATCTTCCCGACCGAGATGCCCTGGTTGATCGCGCGCATCCAGCACGACCTGCGCGGCCGCGTCAGGCTGGCCTGCGAGGCGCCGCTCGACGGCCTGCACGCGCGCTTCCAGAGCGGCGCGCACGAGCTGGCCTCGCATCTGCGGCAACTGCTGATGAAGCGCTCGGCGCGGCATCGCCAGGCGCTGCGCTGGCTGTTCGTCACGCTCGAGATCGGCCATGCCGTGATCGACCTGCGCGGCGAACTGGCGCCGTTCGCGACGGCGCGCGCGGCCGGCGCGCTGCGCTGGCTCGCGCCGGTGCGCCGCGCGCTGCGCCTGCTGCCCGAGCTGTTCGAGGCGCCCGACGCGCGGCGGCTGTTGCGGGCGCAACGATCGGTGGAGCTGGCGATCCGCGCGATCCTGCGCGCCCGACCTGCCTGGGACGCCATCGATGGCGAACGACGGCGGATGCGCAGGCTGCTGGTCGGGCTGCACTTCATCCGCACCGCCCTGCTCGACCGCGACGCGCCGTTCGTGCGTGCGCGGCGGCGCTTCCGCGAACCGCGGCGCTGA